The region GTGGCGCTGGGCGCGCCGCGGCAGGAGCGCTGGATGCAGCTCCACAGCGCGGATTTGAGCGTTCCGGTTTCGATCGGGGTGGGGGGCTCCTTCGATGTGCTGGCCGGGCGGGTGCCGCGCGCACCCCGGTGGATGCAGCGGGTCGGTCTAGAATGGCTTTACAGAACTCTGCGCGAGCCGCGGAGGTGGAGCGTCGTGCGCACGATACCGCCGTTGTTCTTGATGGCGATTCGCGAACGATGGCGGCGCGCACGGGATCCGCACATCTGAGGCAAAGGCCGCCTATTTGGAGGCAGGCTATGTGTGGCATCATGGGCTATGTTGGACCGCATCCGGCGTTGCCGATCCTGTTGGACGGGCTGCGGCGGCTGGAGTACCGGGGATACGACTCCGCCGGCGTGGCCCTGCTTGACGGCGGCCGCATCGCAGTGCGCAAGGCCGCCGGCAAGCTCGGCGTGCTCGAGGCGGCGCTGGAGGCCGATCCACCCGCCGGCCGCGTCGGCATCGGCCACACGCGCTGGGCGACCCACGGTATCCCAAGCCATGCCAACGCTCACCCCCACGGCGACTGCACCGGGCGGCACGTTGTTATCCACAACGGCATCATCGAGAACTACCTGCCTCTCAAGGAGCGGCTGGAGGCGGAGGGACACCGGTTCCGGTCGGACACCGATACCGAGGTGCTCGCACACCTGATCGAGTCCGCGCATGCGCATCTGGCGGCCGACCGGCCGGACCGGCTGGAAGCCGCCGTCAGGGAGGCTTTGCACCAGGCGAGGGGGGCCTACGCGGTCGTCGTATTGAGCGCCGACCATCCCGATCACATCGTGGCTGTCCGGATGGTCAGCCCGCTCATCATTGGTGTCGGGGACGGCGAGATGCTGCTGGCCTCTGACATCCCGGCCCTGCTCCCGTACACGCGCGACGTGGTCGTGATCGGAGACGGCGAGCTGGCCGTTATCAGGTCGGATGGTATGGCGATCTCCGACCTGGAGGGACGGACTGTAGCACGCCCGGTTCAGCGCATAACCTGGGACGCGACGATGGCCGAGAAGGGCGGGTTCGCGCACTTCATGCTCAAGGAGATCTACGAGCAACCGCGCGCCCTACACGAGACGGTCATGGGCCGGCTGGACCTTGACGACCGGGTCGAGCTGGATGGGGTGTCGTTTCCCGAGGGCTTCGTCGAGCGCCTGGACAAGATCTGGATCGTTGCCTGCGGCACCGCCTTTCACGCCGGGCTTGTGGGCCGGTGGACGATCGAACACCTGGCCCGGGTGCCGGTTGAGGCGGACCTGGCATCTGAACTGCGCTACCGCGATCCGCTGATCGAGGGAACCACGCTGGCCGTGGCCATCAGCCAGTCCGGGGAGACGGCCGACACGCTGGCGGCGTCGCGCGAGGCGCGCGCCCGCGGCAGCCGCGTGCTGGCGGTAACCAACGTGGTGGGCAGCACCCTGGCACGCGAAGCCGACGACGTGCTTTTCGTCCGCGCCGGGCCGGAAATCGCGGTTGCGTCCACGAAGGCCTACACCACAATGCTGGCGGCGCTGCAGATGCTGGTCGTTGACCTGGGCGTCCGCCGGGGGACGCTCTCGCCCGCGCGGGCGTCGGCGCTGATCGCCGGGCTGCGCCATCTTCCGGTGCTGGCGCAGGAGATCCTTTCCAACACAACCCAGATTGAAGCCCTGGCCCAACGCCTCGCTGGGGCCGAGCACGCGTTCTTCATCGGCAGGGGGCTCGACTACGCGGTGGCCATGGAGGGTTCGCTCAAGCTCAAGGAGATCTCTTACCTGCACAGCGAAGCGCTGGCCGCAGGCGAGCTCAAGCACGGCACGTTGGCGCTGGTCACATCACAGACCCCGGTCTTCGCGCTCGTGACGCAGCGCGCGGTGTTCGAGAAGACGGTCTCGAACATCCAGGAGGTGCGTGCCCGCGGCGCGGAGGTGATCGCCGTCGCCTTCGACGACGACCAGGAGATAGGCCGGTACGCCGACACCGTGCTGCGCATCCCTTCCGTAGATGAGATACTGGCGCCGGCGCTGGCGATCATTCCGCTCCAGTTGTTTGCCTACCACGTGGCCGTGCTGCGCGGCCACGACGTTGACCAGCCAAGGAACCTGGCAAAGAGCGTGACGGTCGAGTAGGGAGGAAGGGGTGCCGGGCCGAACCGGTCCCCCCGTGGGGGTGCGAAGATGGCGATTGACCAGGAGTTCCTGCAGGTACTGGCGTGTCCGGTGGATCACGCTGCTGTAGTGCGCGACGGCGATCGCATCGTCTGCACCGCCTGTGGGCGCCGGTATCCGATCCGGCAGATTGAGGGCGCGGAGATCCCCATCATGCTGGCCGACGAGGCGGAGCTGCCGGGGTGAGGGTGCTCGGACTCGGGACCGACATGGTCGAGGTGGATCGAATCGAGCGCGCGGTTGCCCGCTGGGGTGAAGCGTTCGTCTGTCGCATCTACACTACGGCGGAGATAGAACGCGCGCGGCCCCTGCTGGTCCGCGGGCCGCGGCTGGCCGCGCGCTTCGCGGCCAAGGAGGCGGTGATGAAGGCCCTCGGCGTCGGCCGGCGGGGGATGGCGTGGCGCGAGATAGAGATCCTAAACGACGATCAAGGACGGCCGCTTGTGTGCCTGCACGGCGGCGCACAGCGTATTGCCGACCAGCAGGGCGTGGTCAGCGTGTTGGTCACGCTCTCCCACACGCACGACCACGCCGTGGCCAGCGCGGTGGCGCTGGGTAACTGAGGGGAAATAGAAGAGGAGCGCTCGCTTCTTCCGACTTTTCACCGTCTTCAGTCGCGTCGCCGGTTCGTACCGCTCGGTAGGCTATTCTCGGGAGTTACCTCCTGAGAAGACCGTCCGGCTTTCTGAGTCCACGTGCGCGACGTTTGACTCGGCTACTTTGCCGTTGGGCTTGCGCTCCTCTAGCCGGGAATCTACCACCGGCATCCAGGTCCGTCAATCCCCAACGGCCGTTCCCGGGCTGTGGATAATGTGGACAAGATCCGAGAGGAAACCGGCGGCAGCGGCAAGAAACCACGCAGCGGTATAGCCGGAGGCGACGCTTGAGACTACCAACGAGCGAAGAGATGGCCGCGCTCGACCGACGGGCGGCCGAGGAGTTCGGTGTGCCGACTCTGCTCCTCATGGAGGCGGCGGGCCGCGCCGTGGCCCAGGCGGCCGCGCGGCTGGCAGGACGCGGCGGCGAGCGGGCCGTCGTGGTCGCGGGGAAAGGCAACAACGGTGGTGACGGGCTGGTCGCCGCCAGAGTCCTGCAGGCGGCCGGGTGGCGGATCCTTGTGGTGCTGCTCGCCCGTGATGCCGAGGTCAGCGGCGACGCCGCGGTGAACCTCCAGGTCGCGCGCCGCTCCGGTGTGGAGATCACCAACCTCGACAGCACCGCGATGCCCGGCCTGCGGGCGGTGCTCGCAGGTGCGGACTTGATTATCGACGGTCTTTTCGGGACCGGGTTTCGCGGCCCGGCGATCGGCCTCGCCGCCAAGACGATCGAGGCTATCAACGCCTGCGGCCGGCCGGTTCTGGCAATAGACATCCCTTCCGGAGTGAACGGTGACACCGGCGCCGTGGACGGCCACGCCGTGCGCGCCACCGCAACCGTGACGATGGGACTCCCCAAGGCAGGGCTCGTTCTTGTCCCGGGCGCCGTCCACGCCGGACGCATCTGGGTGGCCGACGTAGGTCACCCGCAGCGCCTGATCAACGATCCCGGGATCCTAACCGCCCTGGTCACCCGCGGCATGGTGGATGCGGCGATTCCCCTGCGCCGCCTCGACGCGCACAAGGGCGACGCCGGGCGGGTCCTGGTGGTTGCCGGCTCTATCGGGCACAGCGGCGCCGCGGTCCTGACGGTGCTCGGGGCGCTGCGGGCAGGCGCCGGGCTGGTGACGCTGGGCGTGCCCGGCGCGATCTACCCGATTGTGGGCCCGGCGATCATCGAGGGGATGCCGCTGCCGCTTACCGACTGCGACGGCGCGCTGGCAGCCGAGGCCGCCGGCCAGGTCATGGACCTGGCGGGTTCGGCCGATGTCGTGGCGTGCGGGCCGGGCATCTCGCGACTCCCCGGGCCGGCGGCCGTTGTGCAACGCCTGATCGCGGAATGTCCTCTTCCGTTGGTCCTGGATGCCGACGCCCTGACCATCCTGGCGGGTCTCCCCGGGGAGCTGCCCGCCGGCAGGGCCGCGCGCATCCTGACACCGCATCCCGGCGAGCTGGCGCGGTTGCTGCAGTGCACCGTGGACGAGATCCAGCGACACCGGCTGCAGGCGGCGCGCGCGGCAGCCGGACGGTTCCGGGCAGTGGTTGTCCTGAAGGGGGCCCGCACCGTCGTCGCCGATCCCACCGGGGCCGCGTTCGTGATTCCGACCGGCAATCCGTCCATGGCCGCAGGGGGCATGGGCGATGTGCTCTGCGGGGTAATCGCCGCGCTGGTGGGTCAAGGTCTTCCGGCCGCTGCCGCGGCCTGGGCAGGGTCGTACCTGCATGGCCTGGCCGGGGACCGGGCCGCGGCCTCCCGAGGTCCTGTGGGAGTGATGGCGCGCGAGGTGGCGGACGAACTGCCCGGCTCTCTGGCAGCCGTCCGTTCAGGGTCGGTAACCGAGGTGGTTACCCGGCTGGGATTGGCCGGCTGATGGACGAGCTCGACTCTGCCCTGTCCCGGGCACGGTCGCGAACGTGGGTCACGGTGGACCTGGACGCCGTGGCGCACAACGTGCGCGCAATCCGCTCTCTGCTCCCGGGGAAGACCGCGTTCATGGCGGTGGTCAAGGCGGACGCATACGGCCACGGGCTCGTCCCGGTCGCCGAGGCCGCGCTCTCATCCGGTGCGTCCTGGGTGGGTGTGATGACTCCCGGCGAAGCGGCCGAGCTGCTCGCCGCCGGCGTGCGCGCACGCATCCTGATCCTCGGACCGGTCTCATCCGGCTGGCTGCCGCGCTTCGCGGACTCTGAGTGCAGGCTGACGGTGGGCACGATCCCCGCGTTGGAGGCCGTGCAGTCGCTCGCCGGGAAGGCCAGGTTCCGCGTTCACATCAAGGTGGACACCGGCATGACCCGGATGGGCGTCACCGTGGAGGAACTGGCCGGCCTGCTCAACCGCGTGGATTCCTCGAAGGTGGAGGTGGAAGGCATTCTCACGCACATGGCCTGTGCCAATGCGCCCGACCCCGCGCCGACCCAAGCACAGCTCGCCGCCTTTGAGCGGGCGGTTGCGCTCGTCCGGGAGCGGTTCCCTCTGGCGATCGCGCACGCCGCGGCCAGCGCCGCCACCTTCGCCTATCCAGAGGCCCATCTGGACATGGTGCGCATCGGCATCTCCCTCTATGGCATTGCGCCTGCCCCGCACCTGACCGCTCCCGAGCTACGACCCGTCATGACGCTCTCTTCGCGCGTGACCCGCACGCGGCGCGTTCCTGAGGGGACCCCGGTGTCCTACTGCGGTAATTATCGAACCCCTGGTACCACCACGATCGCCACGGTTGGGCTGGGCTACGCCGACGGCTACCCCCGGCTGCTGGGCAACGTAGGTCAAATGCTCGTGGGTGGCCGCCGCCTGCCGGTGGCCGGCCGCGTGTGCATGGACTACACGATGCTGGACGCGGGCGGCGCGCCGGTCCGGGAGGGCGACGAGGTCATCGTTTTCGGCCCGGGGCTGCCGGTGGACGAGGTTTCCGCGGCCGCGGGCACGATCCCCCACGAGCTGTTCTGCCGCGTGAGCCGCCGCGTGCCGCGCGTCTACCTACGCAATGGGCGGCCGGTGGCGGTGGCCGGTATGGAGGCAGGATGATGCGCGTGGCGTTCCAAGGGGAGCGCGGCGCCTACAGCGAGGCGGCGGCAATCGCCCATTTCGGACCGCTGGAACCCCTGCCCTGCCGGACGCTCGCCGCGGTTTTCGACGCGGTGGAGCGCGGCACCGCGGTTCGGGGAATGGTGCCTGTCGAGAACTCCCAGGCAGGCAGCATCAACGACACCTACGATCTGCTGGTGCGTCATCCCCTGCACATAGTGGGCGAGCACAACCAGCGTATAGAGCACTGCCTGCTGGCCCTGCCAGGCGAGACGCTGGACTCGATTCGCACCGTGCTCTCGCACCCGCAGGCGCTGGCTCAGTGCGACGCGTTCCTGGCTCGCGGTGGGTGGGAGACCGTGGCCACCTATGACACGGCGGGGAGCGCGCAGCTCGTGGCCGTGGATCGCCGCACCGGTGTGGCCGCGATCGCCGGCCGGCACGCGGCCGAGATCTACGGTCTGGAGGTGCTGGCCGAGGGCATCGAGACCAGCCCCCTCAACTACACTAGGTTCCTGGCGCTCTCTCTCACGCCCACGCCTCCTGTCGGCCGCGCCAAGACATCGGTCGTGTTCTCCACGGCCAATGTGCCCGGCGCGCTCTATCGTGCGCTCGGGGCGTTTGCCGAGCGCGGCATCAACCTGACGAAACTCGAATCGCGTCCGCGGCGTGACCGCCCATGGGAGTACCTATTCTACGTGGACATCGAGACGCACCGTGATTCGCCCGAGGGCCGCGCCGCGCTGGACGACCTGGCCCGCGTGTCCGCGTTCCTCCGCGTGCTGGGATCCTACCCAAGGGCAGAGGGTTGAGCGCCGCCTGGCCTCGCGTGGCGCCTGCCGGAGACCGCGGGCTCCTTGTGGAGTTTGCCCCTGAGCTCCCGCCGGATGTGATCGCACGGGTCCACTGCGCCCACCGCCTCCTGGGAGATCTGCCCGGCGTGGTGGAGACGGTCCCAGGGCTCCGGTCGGTGCTGGTGGTATACGATCCGTCGGCGGTCTCCTTTGACGAGATCGCCGGGCGCGCCGAAGCCGCTGCCCGGGCGGCGCAGCCGGTGCCTGCCACGGAAGGGGCCCTGGTGGAGATCCCGGTCATCTACGGCGGCACCGCAGGGCCGGACCTGGAGGCGGTTGCGCTGGCCTGCGGGGTCAGGCAGTCCGAGGCCATCGAGCTGCACAGTGGGACGGACTACTTGGTCTACATGCTCGGGTTCGCCCCCGGCTTTCCATATCTGGGGCTCCTGGCGCCGCAACTGCGCATGCCGCGCCGCCCGACACCCCGTATCCGCGTGCCTGCCGGCAGCGTGGCCGTCGCCGACGCGTTCAGCGGCATCTACCCCCATGATACCGCGGGCGGCTGGCACCTCCTGGGTCGTACCCTGCTGCGCCTGTTCGATCCCAGCAGGGCTCAGCCGTGCCTGCTGCAGCCGGGCGACCGGGTGCGGTTCGTGCCGGTTCCCAACGGTTCCGCAGCATGGGAGGCGACCGCACCGGACGCGAAATCCAGCGGCGTGACGCCCATCAGCCCCTCCGGCCGACCGGTCTTCGAGGTGCTGGAGAGCGGGCTGATGACGACCGTGCAGGACCGCGGCAGGATGGGGTGGCGGAGGTTTGGAGTTCCCTCGTCCGGGGCGCTGGATCTCCCGGCGCTGGACGCGGTCAACGGCGTGCTGGGCAACCTGCCGGGAGCCGCGGCTCTTGAGTTGACGTTTCCCGGCCCGAGGCTGCGCGTTCTCTCCGAGGCCGAGATCGCCGTCGCCGGTGCCGACCTCACCGCCCTGGTCAACCGGACCGCGCTTGACCCGGGGGAGCCGGTTCGTGTGCGTCCCAGCGATCTGCTCGAGTTCGAACCGCCGCGGCAGGGCCAGTGGCTCTACCTGGGGGTGGCCGGCGGAGTGGAGGTGCCGCCGCTGTTGGGCAGCCGTTCTGCCTACGCCCGGGGTGGTCCGGGCGCTCCGCTGGGACGCGCGCTCAGGGCAGGAGATGTTCTCGGGCTGGGAGAAACATGCAACGCCCGGCGCAGGGCCCGACGGCCCGGCGATCCCTTGACAACAAGGAATGGTCCGGTCCGGGTGGTTCTCGGTCCCCAGTCCGGTGCCTTCACGGCCGAGGCGCAGGCGGCCTTCCTGGGCCGGGCGTACACGGCCACCGCGCAGCGCGACCGCAGCGGAACGCGGCTGGCAGGTTCGATCCTGGGACACCGGGCCGGCGCCGAGATAATGTCCGATGGTCTTCTTCCCGGCGCCGTCCAGGTTCCGGCAGACGGCCGGCCGCTGGTGATCCTCGCCGACGGCCCGACGACGGGCGGTTATCCGAAGATAGCTTGGGTGATTGAACCCGATCTGTGCCGCCTCGCTCAGGCCGGGCCGGGAACCGAGCTTCGCTTCGAGGCCGTTGCGGTTGAGGCGGCTCACGCCGTGATCAGAGAGCACGCAGGGGTGGCGTGCCGCACGCGATAGCGAGATAGAAAGGGGGACCCAGTGCAGCTAGGACGCCTGCCACGCATCAAGCTGACCTCACTACCCACGCCACTGGAGGAAGCGCCGTCGCTCTCGGCCTACCTGGGGGGACCGCGCATCCTGTTCAAGCGCGATGACATCACCGGGCTGGCGTTCGGCGGAAACAAGGCCCGAAAGGCCGAGTACCTGATGGGCGAGGCGGTGGACCGCGGCTGCGACGTGGTGATCACCGTGGGCGCGGTGCAGTCGAACCACGCCCGGGCCATCGCGGCCGCAGCACGCCGCCTGGGGCTGGACGCAATCGTCGTGCTGAGCGGCGAGGAGCCGCCGGAGCGGCAGGGCAACCTGCTGCTTGATGTGATCCTCGGGGCGGACGTACGCATCATCAACACCGATGACAACTACGTCCTCATGGGAGTGGTGGAAGACATCGCGCGTGACCTTCGTAGGCAGGGACGCACTCCCTACATCATTCCACTTGGGGGCTCGACCCCGCTGGGCGCGGCGGCGTTTGCCAACGCCGGGCTCGAGCTGCTGGAGCAGCTCAACGGCCGGGGGATCCGCGCCGATGCCATCGTGCACGCCAGCGGCTCGGGCGGTACACAGGCCGGACTCTACACCGCGATGAAGGTCACGCAGTCCGGGATACGCGTGCAGGGCATCAGCGTCGGGCCGACACGAGAGGTCGTAACAAACCGTGTCCGCGGCCTGGCCGAGGAACTGGTCAAGCTCCTGCGCCTCGACTGGAGGCCTCACCCAGACGACATCGTGGTCACGGACGAATACGTGGGCGAGCGGTACGCGGTACCCACACCCGCGGGCCTCGACGCGATCCGCCTGGTGGCCAGGACCGAGGGGATACTGCTGGACCCGGTCTACACGGGCAAGGCCATGGCAGGGCTTGTTGACATGGTCCGGCGCGGGCAGTTCGGGCCGGACCAGACTATTGTGTTCTGGCACACCGGCGGCCAGCCAGCGCTCTTCGCGTACGCCGGGTGGCTCGCCGAGGGATAGGGGGAAACTCCGCTGTCCGGCCGGGCCGCACCCGTTGTCCTCGCCGTGGCGTTCGTGACCGCTGCGCTTGCGGCGCTGCCGGCAGTTGCGGACGAGGCGCTGCTTCGCCGCGCGTTTGGCGCCTTTCTCCAGTCCGCGGAGGAGATGCGGATTGAGGCGATTCCCGACCTGTACGATGGAGGGTACGCCCGCATCACCGCGGTCGGCCGGCGCCTCTTGTTGAACGAGGGCCTGCGCGTTGATGAAGCGATGATCCGGCTGGTCGGCGTAAGCCTCGAGCCTGCCGCGCTCCGCTCCGGCACGCTGAAGGTCCTGGACGTCCGCGACAGCGCCCTTCAAGTCAGGGTGCTGCTGCGCAGCCTTCAGGACTACTTCAATGCCGGCAACGCCTTCGACGACATACGACTCAGGGCAGAGGACGGCTATCTGCTGGGCTCCGGGACGGTGCTGTTACGCGGCCAGCCGACGAGGCTGCGCATGAAGGGGTTCTTTGCGGTGTCCGGCACCACGGAGATCTTCTTCTACTTCGACACGCTCCACGCCGGCGCGCTGCCGGTGCCCTCGGCCGCCATCCGCGACCTCGAACGGCAGTTGAATCCGGTAATGCACCAGCGTCTCTGGCCGGTGACCTTCAAGATCCGTTCGGTTCGGCTGGACGCGCAGTCACTGACGATCAGCAGTCAGGGCGAAGGCGCGGGGCCGGGGTACGGAGGAGGGCAGCAGCCGGCCTATGCACCCTGAGAGCAGGTTACCCCTTATACTGATAACGGCGAAGCAGGGGAGCGTGCCCCATCGGTACGTGGACGCGGTCCGTCTCGCCGGCGGGGATCCCAGCGTGGTCGGCCCCGGCGATCCGCTTCCCCGGGCGTTCGACGGGCTTCTGCTCTCCGGCGGCGAGGATGTGCATCCGAGGCACTACGGACAGGAGATCGCCGCTCCTGTGGCGGAGACGGTGAAGATCGATGAGGCGCGCGATCTGATGGAGCTGGACCTGGCGCACGCCGCGCTTCGGGCCGATCTGCCGGTGCTCTGCATCTGCCGGGGCGCACAGGTTATGAACGTGGCAGCCGGTGGCACGCTGTGGCAGGATCTCTCCCTGGCAGGGATTCCTTCCTCAACGCACTACCAGAGCGGCGGGGATTACTGGGAGACATCTCACGAGGTTATCGTGGAGCCTGGGAACCGTCTGGCCGCGATCCTGGGCGCGGGTCCCCTGCCCGTGAACTCCTATCACCACCAGGCGGTCGCGGAAGCCGCGCCCGGGTTCGCGATCACCTCCCGCGCCCTCGACGGCACGATAGAGAGCTTGGAGAGTCAAAGGCACCGGTGGGTGATGGTCATCCAGTGGCATCCTGAGCGTCTTGTGCGACACCACCCGGTTCACCTGAAGCTCTTCACGCATCTGGTGGAGGAGGCCCGTCGCTCATGAGGCGCCCGCGCCCGCGGTTGACCGTAATTGTCCTGCTCGCTGCGATTCTGGCGGCGTTCGTGACTGCGGACGCCTCGCCCGTGAAGGTCGCGCCGCCCGTAGCGGTTGAGGGCGGCACCGAGGTGCACCGCATCACCGTGGACGGCGTTATCGGACCGGCCACGGCGCGGTTTATCCTGCGCGTCGTGCGCGATGCCGACCCTGCGCGCGTCGAGGCTCTGGTTGTTCAGATGGACACCCCAGGCGGTCTCATGCGCTCCATGGACGAGATCACCAAGTCCATCCTGAACGCCAGGGTGCCGGTGGTCGTCTACATAGCGCCCCACGGCGCGCGGGCGGCTTCAGCGGGGGTGTTCATCACCTACGCGGCGCACGTCGCGGCCATGGCCCCGGCCACCCACATCGGCGCCGCAACCCCGGTGGCCGTCGGGACCGGCGAGGGTAAGGAACCGGACAAGGCCATGATGGCGAAGGTCACCAACGATGCGGTGGCCAACCTGCGCGCCATGGCCCGGCGCCGGGGCCGCAACGCCGAATGGGCAGAGAAGGCGGTACGGCAGGCGGTTTCCATCACCGATGAGGAGGCCGTAGCGGAGCGGGTAGTGGATCTGGTGGCTTCAGACATACACGACCTGCTGCGCAAGCTCGACGGTCGGACCGTCGAGACCGACCTCGGTCCGAAGAAGCTGCGCACCGCAGGGGCGCGGATAGTGGATCACAGGATGGACCTGACCGAGAGGTTCCTGTCCACGCTCAGCGACCCCAACGTGGGATTCATCCTCATGAACATCGGGATTTTGGGCATCATGGTCGAGCTCTACAACCCCGGGGCAATACTGCCCGGGGTGGTCGGAGGCATCGCGCTGATCCTGGGATTGGCCTCGTTCGCCATCGTGCAGGTGAACGTCGCCGGTCTGGCGCTGATCGCGTTCGCCATGCTGCTCTTCATCGCCGACCTCAAGGTGCCGGGGCACGGCGTGCTGACCGCCGGCGGCGTCATCGCCTTCATCATCGGCGCAGTTCTGCTCACCGAGCATCAGGCGCCGTTCCTGCAGATCTCGCTGCGGCTGATTCTGACCATCGCCGCGCTGCTGGCCGCGTTCTTCCTGTTCGCCGTGGGCGCGGGGATCCGCGCGCAGCGGGCCAAGCCGCGCAGCGGCCAGGAGAGCCTGGTCAATGCGATAGGCGTAGCCCGGTCGCGGTTGGATCCCGAGGGCCAGGTACACGTGCAGGGCGAGATGTGGAGCGCAGTGTCCGTCGCGGGTCCCATTGAGGACGGCCGGCGGGTGCGCGTGGTCGAGCTGGACGGCCTGCGCGTGCGCGTCAAGCCCGAGCCCGATCCTCCGGGATAACGCCGCGCCTGCTCCGGCATACCCTGGTTCCATGCGCGTAGCCGTCGAGACCTCCTCACCCGAGGCCACCGAGTCCCTGGGGCGACGCATCGGCGCGCAGCTGCGCCCGGGGGATACGGTGGCGCTGGTGGGCCCGCTGGGGTCCGGCAAGACCGTGTTGGCCCGAGGCCTGGCGCTCGGCGCCGGGGCGACCGGGCACATGGCCAGCCCCTCCTTTGTGGTAATCCGCGAGTACGCCGGTCCGGTGCGCGTCTACCACGCCGATCTCTACCGCCTGGAGCACCCCGGCGATCTGGTTCACCTGGGCCTGGAGGATCTGATGGACGGGGACGGCATCGTCATCGTGGAATGGGCCGACCGTGCTCCGTGGATCCTGCCGGCGGATCACCTTTGGATTGAGTGCGCCTTCGGTGAATCCGACACCTACCGCACGTTCGTCCTGAGCGCGCCCATTGGGATGGCAGACCGAGTCGCCTTCGCGGCGGAGAAGTGAGCGCGATGCGCGTGCTCGCCATCGAGGTCAGTACGCCGCGCGGGAGCGTGGCGGTCGTGGGCCCACAGGGGACCATCTCCGAGCGGTCGGCGGACGTGCCCGGTGCCCACCTCGAGTGGCTGCTGGGCGCAGTTACCGCGGTCCTGGGCGATGCCCACATGGGGTCCGGGGACGTGGACGCGCTGTCCGTGTCGCTGGGACCGGGCGGCTTCGTCGGGCTGCGCATCGGCGTGGCCACCGCCGCGGCCTGGGCCCATGCAACCGGCCGCCCGCTGGTCGGGGTCCCGACACTCGATGTGATCGCCGCGGGCGCCGTTGCGGACGCGGGCTCCAGTTCTGCCGGCCTGGTGCTGTCCGTCGCCGATGCCCGGCGCGGCGAGGTGGCCGCGGCGCTCTACCGGTGCGGGACAGGGTCCGCGGATCTCGTGAGGTTGACCCCCGACCTGCTGGTGGCTCCGAGCGCGATCCGCGACCTGTTGCCCCCGATTGACGAGCCCATCGTTGTGGCGGGCGATGGGCTCCGGCTACACGCGCCGGCGATCCTGGAGGCCCTTCATCCGTGGGCCTCCCAGGATTCGCCCGATCGCCGGTGGCCCCGTGCATCGGTGCTCGGGGCGATCGGCCGGGCGCGGCTACTGCGTGGGGAGCGCCACGACCCCATGCAGTTGGTGCCGATCTACGCGCGCGGGCCCGAGGCGCGGGCGTGGGAGGAACGGTCTTCCGTGGTCGAGAAAGGTGACGCGTAAATGAAGCAGATAACGCGGGTGCGCGTCGAACCCATGGT is a window of bacterium DNA encoding:
- the tsaE gene encoding tRNA (adenosine(37)-N6)-threonylcarbamoyltransferase complex ATPase subunit type 1 TsaE translates to MRVAVETSSPEATESLGRRIGAQLRPGDTVALVGPLGSGKTVLARGLALGAGATGHMASPSFVVIREYAGPVRVYHADLYRLEHPGDLVHLGLEDLMDGDGIVIVEWADRAPWILPADHLWIECAFGESDTYRTFVLSAPIGMADRVAFAAEK
- a CDS encoding D-cysteine desulfhydrase family protein, translating into MQLGRLPRIKLTSLPTPLEEAPSLSAYLGGPRILFKRDDITGLAFGGNKARKAEYLMGEAVDRGCDVVITVGAVQSNHARAIAAAARRLGLDAIVVLSGEEPPERQGNLLLDVILGADVRIINTDDNYVLMGVVEDIARDLRRQGRTPYIIPLGGSTPLGAAAFANAGLELLEQLNGRGIRADAIVHASGSGGTQAGLYTAMKVTQSGIRVQGISVGPTREVVTNRVRGLAEELVKLLRLDWRPHPDDIVVTDEYVGERYAVPTPAGLDAIRLVARTEGILLDPVYTGKAMAGLVDMVRRGQFGPDQTIVFWHTGGQPALFAYAGWLAEG
- a CDS encoding nodulation protein NfeD — translated: MRRPRPRLTVIVLLAAILAAFVTADASPVKVAPPVAVEGGTEVHRITVDGVIGPATARFILRVVRDADPARVEALVVQMDTPGGLMRSMDEITKSILNARVPVVVYIAPHGARAASAGVFITYAAHVAAMAPATHIGAATPVAVGTGEGKEPDKAMMAKVTNDAVANLRAMARRRGRNAEWAEKAVRQAVSITDEEAVAERVVDLVASDIHDLLRKLDGRTVETDLGPKKLRTAGARIVDHRMDLTERFLSTLSDPNVGFILMNIGILGIMVELYNPGAILPGVVGGIALILGLASFAIVQVNVAGLALIAFAMLLFIADLKVPGHGVLTAGGVIAFIIGAVLLTEHQAPFLQISLRLILTIAALLAAFFLFAVGAGIRAQRAKPRSGQESLVNAIGVARSRLDPEGQVHVQGEMWSAVSVAGPIEDGRRVRVVELDGLRVRVKPEPDPPG
- a CDS encoding gamma-glutamyl-gamma-aminobutyrate hydrolase family protein (Members of this family of hydrolases with an active site Cys residue belong to MEROPS family C26.) — translated: MHPESRLPLILITAKQGSVPHRYVDAVRLAGGDPSVVGPGDPLPRAFDGLLLSGGEDVHPRHYGQEIAAPVAETVKIDEARDLMELDLAHAALRADLPVLCICRGAQVMNVAAGGTLWQDLSLAGIPSSTHYQSGGDYWETSHEVIVEPGNRLAAILGAGPLPVNSYHHQAVAEAAPGFAITSRALDGTIESLESQRHRWVMVIQWHPERLVRHHPVHLKLFTHLVEEARRS
- the tsaB gene encoding tRNA (adenosine(37)-N6)-threonylcarbamoyltransferase complex dimerization subunit type 1 TsaB yields the protein MRVLAIEVSTPRGSVAVVGPQGTISERSADVPGAHLEWLLGAVTAVLGDAHMGSGDVDALSVSLGPGGFVGLRIGVATAAAWAHATGRPLVGVPTLDVIAAGAVADAGSSSAGLVLSVADARRGEVAAALYRCGTGSADLVRLTPDLLVAPSAIRDLLPPIDEPIVVAGDGLRLHAPAILEALHPWASQDSPDRRWPRASVLGAIGRARLLRGERHDPMQLVPIYARGPEARAWEERSSVVEKGDA
- the pxpB gene encoding 5-oxoprolinase subunit PxpB, with the translated sequence MSAAWPRVAPAGDRGLLVEFAPELPPDVIARVHCAHRLLGDLPGVVETVPGLRSVLVVYDPSAVSFDEIAGRAEAAARAAQPVPATEGALVEIPVIYGGTAGPDLEAVALACGVRQSEAIELHSGTDYLVYMLGFAPGFPYLGLLAPQLRMPRRPTPRIRVPAGSVAVADAFSGIYPHDTAGGWHLLGRTLLRLFDPSRAQPCLLQPGDRVRFVPVPNGSAAWEATAPDAKSSGVTPISPSGRPVFEVLESGLMTTVQDRGRMGWRRFGVPSSGALDLPALDAVNGVLGNLPGAAALELTFPGPRLRVLSEAEIAVAGADLTALVNRTALDPGEPVRVRPSDLLEFEPPRQGQWLYLGVAGGVEVPPLLGSRSAYARGGPGAPLGRALRAGDVLGLGETCNARRRARRPGDPLTTRNGPVRVVLGPQSGAFTAEAQAAFLGRAYTATAQRDRSGTRLAGSILGHRAGAEIMSDGLLPGAVQVPADGRPLVILADGPTTGGYPKIAWVIEPDLCRLAQAGPGTELRFEAVAVEAAHAVIREHAGVACRTR